Below is a window of Thermodesulfomicrobium sp. WS DNA.
TGCCCGGGCTCTGGCCTTGGGCCGGCCGTTTCCGGTGAGCGTGTGGGTGGGGGGGCCGCCGGCCTTGACCCTGGCGGCGGTAATGCCCCTTCCCGAAGGCATGCCCGAGATCCTCTTTGCCGGGGCCCTGGCTGGCCACCGGCTGCCGCTGGTGCGCGGCGTCAACGGCCTGCCTGTGCCGGCGCAGGCGGATTTTTGCATCATGGGCGAGGTGCCTGCGGGACTGCTCAAGCCCGAGGGGCCCTTTGGCGACCATCTGGGCTACTACAGCCTGGCCCACCCCTTCCCGGTGCTGCGGGTGTACCGCGTCTGGCACCGGCCGGACGCCATCTGGCCCTTTACCACCGTGGGGCGGCCGCCCCAGGAAGACACCGAGTTCGGGGCCTTCATCCACGAGCTTACCGGTGCGCTCGTGCCCCGGGTCTTTCCCGGGGTACACGAGGTGCACGCCGTGGACGCCGCCGGGGTGCACCCCCTGCTTTTGGCCATCGGCAGCGAGCGCTACGTGCCCTATGCCGGAGAGCGCATGCCCCAGGAGCTCCTCACCAACGGCATGGCCCTTTTGGGCGCCACCCAGACGTCGCTTTCCAAGTACGTGCTCCTCGCCGCCCGCGAGGACGACGCGGAGCTGTCCTGCCACGACGTGCCGCGGTTTTTCGCCCACGTGCTCTGCCGGTTGGATTTGTCCCGGGACCTCCACTTCATCACCCGCACCACCATGGACACCCTGGATTACTCGGGCATCAGCCTCAATCAGGGCTCCAAGGTGCTCTGGGCCGCGGCCGGGCGCCCCAAACGCGTCCTTGCTTCGGCCTTGCCCGCGCTGGGGGCGCTCCCCGCAGGCTTTGGACCGGTGCGGCTCTTTGCCCCAGGCATTGCGGTGCTGGGGGGCCCTGCCCATGCCCAGCCCCGGGACACCCAGGACCCGGCCATGGAGGAGCTGTGCCGCCATCTTGCGGCCGTTGACGTCTCGGGCCTTCCCCTGATTGTGGTGGTGGACGACGTGGACTTTGCCTGCCGCCATTGGGACAACTTCCTGTGGGTGACCTTTACCCGCTCCGACCCGGCCACGGACACCTATGGCGTAGACGCCCAGATGCACGGCAAGCATTGGGGATGCCGGGCCATGGTCATCGACGCCCGGCTCAAGACCTACCATGCCCCGCCCTTGGAAATGGACCCGGAGGTGGAAAAACGCGTGGACGCCCTTGCAGCCCCGGGCGGCCCGCTGTATGGCCGCATCTAGAATCCGGACTGTCGTTCTCTACCCTGCAAGGAGGCCCCTTATGCAGACCAAGATCGTGGCCACCCTCGGTCCCGCGTCCCTGGAACCTGGTGTATTGCGTGCCATGGTGCACCATGGTGTGCGCATCTTTCGCCTCAATTTTTCCCACGCCGATGCCGCCCATTTTGGCCCGGTGATCCAAAAGATCCGCGCCGTGGAGGCGGAGACCGGGGTGCTGCTCACGGTCATGGGGGACTTGTGCGGTCCCAAGATCCGCATCGGCGAGGTGGCGGGCTCTCCCTTGCAGATCCGCAAAGGCGCCTACGTGTGCTTGGGCGCTCCGGGGGAGAAGCCGCAAGAGACGGACATCTTCATCAGCCTCGAGGCGGTGCAGCTTCTCGAAGGTCTTGGCGAAGGCATGCCCGTGTCTTTGTCCGACGGCATGCTCCAGTTCCGGGTGGTCAAGGTCTTGAAGCCGGACCGGCTCTTCCTCTTGGAGGCGCAAAACGGCGGGATGCTCACCTCCAACAAAGGCATCGCCTTTCCCGGAAAAAGCCTGCGCGTGGCCGCACTCACGGACAAGGACCGCCGAGACCTGCACGAGGGGCTGGACATCGGCCTGGACGCTGTCGCCCTGTCCTTTGTGCAGAGTCGTGACGACATCGATGACATCAAGGCGGAGATCGCCCGGCATGGCACCTGGATCCCGGTGGTGGCCAAGGTGGAGCGCCGCAACGCCGTGGACGACATCGACGCCATCGTGGATGCCGCGGACGCCATCATGGTGGCCCGGGGTGATCTGGGCCTGGAATGCAGTCCGGCGGAGCTGCCCATCATCCAGAAAAAGCTCCTTCGCGCCTGCCGCCACGCCCAGAAACCGGCCATCGTCGCCACCCAGATGCTCCTTTCCATGGTGAAGAACCCCGTGCCCACCCGGGCCGAGGCTACGGACGTGGCCAATGCCATGCTCGACGGCGCAGATTGCGTCATGCTCTCGGAAGAGACCGCCATCGGTTCCTACCCGGTGGAGGCCGTACGCTTCATCCAGGAGATCGCCCAGTACGCCGAGCCTTACTACCTGGAGCGCATCGGCGGCCCCTACCGGCCCAAGGAAGAGAAGAACCCGCCCAAGTTCATCGCCTATTCCGCCTGTCTGATCGCCGACAACGCCGAGAGCGTTGCCATCGTCTGCCATTCCACCACCGGCGCCACGGCGCGGTACATCTCCAGCCGTCGGCCGCGCCAGCCCATCTACGGCATGACCACCGACGCCCGGGTGCTGCGCTGGCTCAACTTTTTCTGGGGCGTGACTCCGGTGATGAGCGATGCCTCCATCCCCAGCCACCAGAAGCGGGCGGAGCGGTTCGTGCAGTCTTTTGCGGGCTTCCGCCATGGCGAGAGTGTGGTCATCGCCAGCGGCCAGGCCACTCCGGGCATGCCGGCGGTCATGACCAATGAGATCAAGGTGTACTCCAAGTAGCTTGGGAAATAAGGAGGAGAAGATGGTGCGCATTTCGTGGGGGATGATTTTGGTTGCAGTCACGGCCCTGGCCGCGGGTCTGGGGATGTGGATCCCTGCCCCGTGGGGGGGCTTGCCCCATTGGTGCTGGCTCTCGTGGCGGTGGCCGTCCTGTGGTGGGAGCGGGGCCGCAGCGGCCCAGCGGCCCGGCAGGCAGACGGAGACGAAGACGGCGAACTGGCGGCCATGGGCCAGACGCTCCATGCCGTCGCCACCGGACGCTTCCATCATGCGCTGGAATTCTCCGGCCGCATCGCGCAGGTGATCCAGAAACCCATCAATGCCCTTCTGGCCTTTGTGGTCGGACTCATCGGTTCGGTGGACGGACAAAACCGCATCCTCGGGGAAGTGCAGCAGTTCTTGAGGAACTTGAACGAGCGTCTGCAAGACCAGCTCTCCCGCACCGCGACCATGGCCAAGGACGTGCAGGGCGCGGCCACCCAATCCCTGCACGATGCCGAGACCATCTACCAGTCCATGGAGGACATGTCCGTGGCCACCACGGAGATCGCGACCTCGGTGGCCAAGACCGCCCAGAAGACTGCCGAGGCCCGGGAGCAGGCCGAGAGCGCCGCGGCCTCCATCGCCAAGCTCAGCGAGAGCTCGCGCAACATCGGCGACGTAAGCCAGGTGATCCGCGCCATTGCGTCGCAGACCAATTTGCTTGCCTTGAACGCCACCATCGAGGCCGCCCGCGCCGGCGAGGCGGGCCGCGGTTTTGCCGTGGTGGCCAACGAGGTCAAGGAACTGGCCCGCCAGACCGCTGAGGCCACGGAAAAGATCACTGCCCTCATCGAAGGTATCCAGGCCGATGTGGCCGGGGCCATTGCCCAGGTGCAGGGCATCACCGGGGCCGTGGCCGAGGTGAACGAGCTCGCCACCACCATCGCCAGCGCCACGGAAGAGCAGACCGCCACCATGGCCGAAATCACGAACAACGTGCGCCGCACCAAGGAAGCGGCCACGGTGGTGAAAGAGCGTGCCGACGCCCTCATGGCCTCTACCGAAGACTTCGCCGCCATCGCACCGCAGGTCTCCATCGCCAGCGAGGCCACCAGCCGTATCGTCAAATCCAACGCCGTGGTCCTTTCCAAGGTGGGGGCGAGCCCGGGGCTGGCGAGCCGTCTCGAGGCGCATCTTGCCCCTGCGGCCCGCCTCAAGAGCGTCCTGTTCAAGCACATCGGCTGGGGCAACGAGGTCATCAAGGCCATCGTGACCGGTGTCCCGCCCGAGGTGGAGATGGATCCCAAAAAATGCGCCTTGGGCAAGTTTCTGGAGACCTACCAGCCGCAGAGGCCTGAGGCCCGGCGCATCCTGGAGCAGCTGCATCCCCTGCACGACAAGCTCCATGCCTCGGCTGGTCTGGTGCGGCAGGCCACGGCCGAAGGGCGAAGCGCGGTCGAGATCATGCGCCTTTTCACCCAGGACATCTCGCCCATCCTCAGCCAGGTGCTCGAGCTGCTCTCGCAATGGATCACCGTGGAGGAAGGCGGGGCGATGCACAGCGGCGAGTTCATGCCGTGGACCAAGGACCTCGAGCTCGGCATCCCCAGCATTGACGAGCAGCACCAAAAGCTCGTGGCCATGGTCAACCGGCTGCACCGTTCGTTGGAGCGCAGCGATACCGCCGCCGCTGGCCGGGTGCTCCAGGAACTCATCGAGTACACGGGCTATCACTTCGGCACGGAAGAGAAGTTCTTCGACCAGTACGGCTACCCCGAAACCGATGCCCACAAGACCATCCACAAGAAGCTCGTGGACAAGGTCCTGGCCTTCAAGCGCAAGTTCGATGCCGGCGAAGAGTTTCTGTCCCAGGAACTGCTCAACTTCCTCAAGGACTGGCTCATCAACCACATCGGATTTACCGACCGCAAGTATGCGCCGTTCTTGCAGAGCAAGGGAGTCCGATAGGCTTTTGCCAGACGTGCCGCCGCGGGGCGCCGCAGTCTTGCCAAAGGCCGGCGCGTCTGGGTGAGCGCGTCTTCGGTCCGGTTCTCATGCCAACGCCCCCATTTCGGGGGCGTTGGTCGTGGAGGGGGCCTGAAGGCGGCCGAGGTTCAGCGTTGGCTGCCCCAGTCCAGGGGAGATTGCCAGGCGTGACGTAGGGTGGAGAGCGTCGCCTGGGCAAGGAGGGTGCCGGCGTGGGTGAGGCGCAGCGTGGGTTCGGCGCACGTCTCTCCGATGCGGGCGGCGTCTGCGCCCATGAGGGCCTCAAAGGCGTGGGTGCGGTCTTGGGGCACACTCACCACCAGGCGGCTTGGGCTTTCGCTGTAGAGGACTTCTTCGGGGTGCTGGCAGCCGCGCGCCGGGATGGCGGAGACGTCCACCACCGCGCCCAGTGCCCCGCCCAAGGCCATTTCCGCCACCGTGACCGCGATGCCGCCGTCGGAGACGTCGTGGCAGGCGGAGATGAGCCCCTCGCAGATGGCGGCATAGAGGCGCTGGTAGCGCTGCCGGGCCGAGAGGGCGTCCACGTGGGGGATGGCGCCGGAAATCCCCAGGGCCTGGGCGTACTCCGAGCCCCCGAGATCGCCGTGGGTC
It encodes the following:
- a CDS encoding UbiD family decarboxylase; this encodes MIHRTLAEAVADLEAAGELIRLDVPVDPHLEAGVIQRRLYAAGGPAVLMTRVRGTRFPMLANLFGSRRRIRYLFRSTLRLVEAMLTAKADPMTFVRSPRLWPKALRAAICTQPRWVQQGPVQAHSCRLSDLPQLVSWPKDGGAYVTLPQVYSEDPGRPGLWGSNIGMYRVQISGGALEPDAEAGLHYQIHRGIGPHHARALALGRPFPVSVWVGGPPALTLAAVMPLPEGMPEILFAGALAGHRLPLVRGVNGLPVPAQADFCIMGEVPAGLLKPEGPFGDHLGYYSLAHPFPVLRVYRVWHRPDAIWPFTTVGRPPQEDTEFGAFIHELTGALVPRVFPGVHEVHAVDAAGVHPLLLAIGSERYVPYAGERMPQELLTNGMALLGATQTSLSKYVLLAAREDDAELSCHDVPRFFAHVLCRLDLSRDLHFITRTTMDTLDYSGISLNQGSKVLWAAAGRPKRVLASALPALGALPAGFGPVRLFAPGIAVLGGPAHAQPRDTQDPAMEELCRHLAAVDVSGLPLIVVVDDVDFACRHWDNFLWVTFTRSDPATDTYGVDAQMHGKHWGCRAMVIDARLKTYHAPPLEMDPEVEKRVDALAAPGGPLYGRI
- a CDS encoding bacteriohemerythrin; translated protein: MDPCPVGGLAPLVLALVAVAVLWWERGRSGPAARQADGDEDGELAAMGQTLHAVATGRFHHALEFSGRIAQVIQKPINALLAFVVGLIGSVDGQNRILGEVQQFLRNLNERLQDQLSRTATMAKDVQGAATQSLHDAETIYQSMEDMSVATTEIATSVAKTAQKTAEAREQAESAAASIAKLSESSRNIGDVSQVIRAIASQTNLLALNATIEAARAGEAGRGFAVVANEVKELARQTAEATEKITALIEGIQADVAGAIAQVQGITGAVAEVNELATTIASATEEQTATMAEITNNVRRTKEAATVVKERADALMASTEDFAAIAPQVSIASEATSRIVKSNAVVLSKVGASPGLASRLEAHLAPAARLKSVLFKHIGWGNEVIKAIVTGVPPEVEMDPKKCALGKFLETYQPQRPEARRILEQLHPLHDKLHASAGLVRQATAEGRSAVEIMRLFTQDISPILSQVLELLSQWITVEEGGAMHSGEFMPWTKDLELGIPSIDEQHQKLVAMVNRLHRSLERSDTAAAGRVLQELIEYTGYHFGTEEKFFDQYGYPETDAHKTIHKKLVDKVLAFKRKFDAGEEFLSQELLNFLKDWLINHIGFTDRKYAPFLQSKGVR
- the pyk gene encoding pyruvate kinase, translated to MQTKIVATLGPASLEPGVLRAMVHHGVRIFRLNFSHADAAHFGPVIQKIRAVEAETGVLLTVMGDLCGPKIRIGEVAGSPLQIRKGAYVCLGAPGEKPQETDIFISLEAVQLLEGLGEGMPVSLSDGMLQFRVVKVLKPDRLFLLEAQNGGMLTSNKGIAFPGKSLRVAALTDKDRRDLHEGLDIGLDAVALSFVQSRDDIDDIKAEIARHGTWIPVVAKVERRNAVDDIDAIVDAADAIMVARGDLGLECSPAELPIIQKKLLRACRHAQKPAIVATQMLLSMVKNPVPTRAEATDVANAMLDGADCVMLSEETAIGSYPVEAVRFIQEIAQYAEPYYLERIGGPYRPKEEKNPPKFIAYSACLIADNAESVAIVCHSTTGATARYISSRRPRQPIYGMTTDARVLRWLNFFWGVTPVMSDASIPSHQKRAERFVQSFAGFRHGESVVIASGQATPGMPAVMTNEIKVYSK